From Bradyrhizobium symbiodeficiens, the proteins below share one genomic window:
- a CDS encoding EAL domain-containing protein — protein MSALDCLTEIPDVLRAALERADDGVVIVDDAHRITHFNAAAERIWKLARADVLGRDAAILGLAGFQPDPVTDFRDEISLVRRDGSRIRAAIALSSVKIGGADHYIVFARDVTGEAERRVRIGLLNAVSDQTNRAVIISDTEQNIVYVNSAFTTLFGYTNAEAEGRGAGELIAGRHTDRKAIAKLIARLRHGGRRGEAEVLAYDKDGEEIWVCARIDAFRDTKGRVKHIFALIEDITETKQLRSLQQLIMSSLADEVPITEIADRLCRRVEEIAPDVVCSLLHVDAAGLVHPLGGPSLPEDYSRALDGIAIGPNVGSCGTAAFYGKPVLAEDLDTDPRWQPYKAMPLAIGLRACWSTPIKAKDGRVIATFAFYFREARAPSKWHRRIVDACVNLGAFAIERKEARAEIARLAYHDILTGLPNRAQLRNLITTAIDACPHGSHVALAFLDVDHFKDVNDTLGHAAGDELLIQLAQRLREQIGPEDMLGRLGGDEFVILLPQRNAEAADRVASGITDALAAPLRIGSKPMPMSVSIGISLYPDHATDIDTLMQQADAAMYMAKQAGRSTHRIFSAEMNGLTEQRLALIAALRRAIAEGTLTLSYQPQIRSCDGAIHGVEALARWHDALLGDVSPAKFIPLAEECGLIEQIGLWSVREACRQIASWRRAGLDIPSVSVNLSPINFRNVTLAARLKDILAEYDLPADALMLEITEGAFMHDSVAALETMNAIRELGVGLSVDDFGTGYSSLSRLAHLPIRELKIDRSFMRDIERDAGAVAIATAVVRVGQGLGMTVVAEGVETEGQRNTLAELGCDVVQGFLYAPALPPVAFERWLIEHCAEQARAMLGRLDVAAVGSDAVRRSA, from the coding sequence ATGTCCGCCTTGGATTGTCTCACTGAAATTCCGGACGTGCTTCGAGCCGCGCTCGAACGCGCCGACGATGGTGTCGTCATCGTCGACGACGCGCATCGCATCACGCATTTCAACGCCGCCGCGGAGCGCATCTGGAAGCTGGCGCGCGCCGACGTGCTGGGTCGGGATGCCGCTATTCTCGGTCTCGCGGGCTTTCAGCCCGATCCGGTGACGGATTTCCGGGACGAGATCAGTCTCGTGCGCCGCGACGGCAGCCGCATCAGGGCGGCTATCGCGCTCTCTTCCGTGAAGATCGGCGGCGCCGATCATTACATCGTGTTTGCGCGCGACGTCACCGGGGAGGCCGAGCGCCGCGTCAGGATTGGACTTCTCAACGCCGTCTCCGACCAGACCAACCGGGCGGTGATCATCAGCGACACCGAGCAGAACATCGTCTACGTCAATTCCGCCTTCACGACGTTGTTCGGCTACACCAACGCGGAGGCCGAGGGCCGCGGCGCAGGCGAACTGATTGCCGGCCGGCACACCGATCGCAAGGCCATCGCGAAGCTCATCGCGCGCCTGAGGCACGGCGGCCGCCGCGGCGAAGCCGAAGTGCTGGCCTACGACAAGGACGGCGAGGAGATCTGGGTCTGTGCCCGGATCGATGCCTTCCGCGACACGAAGGGCCGGGTCAAGCACATCTTCGCGCTGATCGAGGACATCACCGAGACCAAGCAGCTGCGGTCGCTGCAGCAGCTCATCATGAGCTCGCTCGCGGACGAAGTCCCGATCACCGAAATCGCCGACAGGCTGTGCCGTCGCGTCGAGGAGATCGCGCCCGATGTCGTCTGCTCGCTGCTCCACGTCGATGCCGCCGGTCTCGTTCATCCGCTGGGCGGCCCCAGCCTTCCCGAGGACTATTCCCGCGCGCTGGACGGCATTGCTATCGGCCCCAATGTCGGTTCCTGCGGCACCGCCGCCTTCTACGGCAAGCCAGTGCTGGCCGAGGATCTCGACACCGATCCGCGCTGGCAGCCCTACAAGGCAATGCCGCTCGCGATCGGCTTGCGCGCCTGCTGGTCGACGCCGATCAAGGCCAAGGACGGCCGGGTCATCGCGACCTTCGCCTTTTACTTCCGCGAAGCGCGCGCGCCGAGCAAATGGCACCGGCGCATCGTCGATGCCTGCGTCAATCTCGGCGCCTTCGCGATCGAACGCAAGGAAGCGCGTGCCGAGATCGCGCGGCTCGCCTACCACGACATTCTCACCGGCCTGCCGAACCGCGCGCAACTGCGCAACCTGATCACGACGGCGATCGATGCCTGCCCGCACGGCAGTCATGTCGCGCTGGCCTTCCTCGACGTCGATCATTTCAAGGACGTCAACGACACGCTCGGCCACGCCGCCGGCGACGAGCTGCTGATCCAGCTCGCCCAGCGCCTGCGCGAGCAGATCGGACCCGAGGACATGCTGGGACGGCTCGGTGGCGACGAATTCGTCATCCTGCTCCCGCAGCGTAACGCCGAGGCCGCCGATCGCGTCGCGTCCGGGATCACCGATGCGCTCGCGGCACCCTTGCGGATCGGCTCGAAGCCGATGCCGATGTCGGTCAGCATCGGCATCAGCCTCTATCCCGATCATGCCACCGACATCGACACGCTGATGCAGCAGGCCGACGCCGCCATGTACATGGCCAAGCAGGCGGGGCGCTCGACCCATCGCATCTTCAGCGCGGAGATGAACGGGCTCACCGAGCAGCGCCTGGCCTTGATCGCAGCGCTCCGCCGCGCCATCGCGGAAGGGACGCTGACCCTCAGCTACCAGCCGCAGATCCGCAGCTGCGATGGCGCGATCCATGGCGTCGAGGCGCTGGCGCGCTGGCACGATGCCTTGCTCGGCGACGTCTCGCCGGCAAAATTCATCCCGCTCGCCGAGGAGTGCGGCCTGATCGAACAGATCGGCCTGTGGTCGGTGCGCGAGGCCTGCCGGCAGATAGCGAGCTGGCGCCGCGCCGGCCTCGACATTCCAAGCGTGTCGGTGAACCTGTCGCCGATCAATTTCCGCAACGTCACGTTGGCCGCGCGGCTCAAGGACATTCTCGCCGAATACGATCTGCCGGCGGACGCCTTGATGCTGGAAATCACCGAAGGCGCCTTCATGCATGACAGCGTCGCGGCGCTGGAGACGATGAACGCGATCCGCGAGCTCGGCGTCGGCCTCTCGGTCGACGATTTCGGCACCGGTTATTCCAGCCTCAGCCGTCTTGCGCATCTGCCGATCCGCGAATTGAAGATCGACCGCAGTTTCATGCGCGACATCGAGCGTGACGCCGGCGCGGTTGCAATCGCGACCGCGGTGGTGCGCGTCGGCCAGGGCCTCGGCATGACCGTGGTCGCCGAAGGCGTCGAAACCGAGGGCCAGCGCAACACCCTGGCTGAACTCGGCTGCGACGTCGTACAAGGTTTCCTCTACGCCCCCGCACTTCCCCCCGTCGCGTTCGAGCGCTGGCTGATCGAGCACTGCGCCGAGCAGGCGAGGGCGATGCTGGGGCGGCTGGACGTTGCCGCGGTGGGGAGTGATGCCGTGAGGCGGTCGGCGTAG
- a CDS encoding MFS transporter has translation MRLRFFYGWVVVAVTFVTMAIGVNARTAFSLFFPPIISEFGWERGVTAGAFSFGFVVSGFVSPLIGRLMDRAGPRAVMELGVVLMGGGLLLAPLTSEPWHLYVTIGVMVGAGSVCLGYSGQSLFLPNWFIRKRGFAIGIAFAGVGIGSVTLLPWVQHMIEQTGWRTACTAMGLLVLVVLAPVNLLLHKRPQDIGLEPDGDAVPAAGAAPPISNVVDPTWVGTDWTLKRAVATARFWWIALGYFCGLYIWYAVQVHQTKFLLDIGFSPGVAVWALGMVSLLGIPGQILLGHVSDRIGREWVWSISCAGFVICFAALMVLKFQPSLWLVYVMVFAQGALGYGLTSIMGAVVFEIFQGKHQGSIFGTIMLAALAGGGAGPWVTGFLYDRAGDYTLAFAVAMIMSSLSALSIWQAAPRKVRAVAGRLHKLQTETGTD, from the coding sequence ATGCGGCTTCGGTTCTTCTACGGCTGGGTCGTGGTCGCCGTGACCTTCGTCACCATGGCCATCGGCGTCAACGCGCGCACCGCCTTTTCACTGTTCTTTCCTCCCATCATCTCCGAATTCGGCTGGGAACGCGGCGTCACCGCGGGCGCGTTCTCCTTCGGTTTCGTGGTGTCGGGCTTCGTCAGCCCGCTGATCGGTCGCCTGATGGACCGCGCCGGCCCGCGCGCGGTGATGGAGCTCGGCGTGGTGTTGATGGGCGGCGGGTTGCTGCTTGCGCCGCTTACCAGCGAGCCCTGGCATCTCTATGTCACCATCGGCGTCATGGTCGGCGCCGGCTCGGTGTGTCTCGGCTATTCCGGCCAGTCGCTGTTCCTGCCGAACTGGTTCATCCGCAAGCGCGGCTTCGCCATCGGCATCGCTTTCGCCGGTGTCGGCATCGGCTCGGTGACGTTGCTGCCGTGGGTGCAGCACATGATCGAGCAGACCGGCTGGCGCACCGCCTGCACCGCGATGGGCCTGCTCGTCCTGGTCGTGCTGGCGCCGGTCAATTTGCTGCTGCACAAGCGGCCACAGGACATCGGCCTCGAGCCGGACGGCGATGCCGTCCCGGCCGCGGGCGCGGCCCCGCCGATCTCCAACGTCGTCGATCCCACCTGGGTCGGAACCGACTGGACGCTGAAACGCGCCGTCGCGACCGCGCGATTCTGGTGGATCGCGCTCGGCTATTTCTGCGGCCTGTACATCTGGTACGCCGTCCAGGTGCACCAGACCAAATTCCTGCTCGACATAGGCTTCAGTCCCGGTGTCGCGGTGTGGGCGCTCGGCATGGTCAGCCTGCTCGGCATTCCCGGTCAGATCCTGCTCGGTCATGTCTCCGACCGGATCGGGCGGGAATGGGTGTGGTCGATCAGTTGCGCCGGCTTTGTGATCTGCTTTGCGGCGCTGATGGTCCTGAAATTCCAGCCGTCGCTGTGGCTGGTCTACGTGATGGTGTTCGCGCAAGGCGCGCTCGGCTACGGCCTCACCTCGATCATGGGCGCGGTGGTGTTCGAGATTTTCCAGGGCAAGCATCAGGGCAGCATCTTCGGCACGATCATGCTGGCGGCGCTGGCGGGCGGTGGGGCCGGACCGTGGGTGACCGGCTTCCTCTACGATCGCGCCGGCGACTACACGCTTGCCTTCGCCGTCGCGATGATCATGAGCTCCCTCTCGGCGCTCTCGATCTGGCAGGCGGCACCGCGCAAGGTGCGGGCGGTGGCCGGCCGTCTGCACAAGCTCCAGACGGAAACCGGCACGGACTAA
- a CDS encoding helix-turn-helix domain-containing protein produces the protein MTGSTALMRNPSPKGLPPAPGSQPDDRSSSERRADAEMARVLGTEPLRMALESSGAGIAHWKHDPLHDVVEPMSHHVIMAYNGVMQRMERRTGKSVAIGTFRRGVVIIIPEGSSSRWDIPKPVDVVQLYLPDATLKRVAREAEITGADDLLERTAHPDPITSRLLLSAADTLGGNEALDALFRHQLTDLLATRLLVAHTGSPTPLQPTMGGLSPKILLRAIERLRSDSDADVSLDALASDAGLSRFHFCRAFKESTGLSPHSWLRQHRLEQAMNMLRDGDETVVSIAAALGYSSQTAFAAAFRKLTGETPSDWRRRHAR, from the coding sequence ATGACCGGGAGCACTGCACTCATGCGCAATCCCTCGCCCAAGGGCTTGCCACCCGCGCCGGGCTCACAGCCGGACGATCGCTCGAGTTCCGAGCGACGCGCCGATGCGGAGATGGCGCGCGTGCTCGGGACCGAACCACTTCGCATGGCATTGGAGTCCTCCGGTGCCGGGATCGCCCATTGGAAACATGATCCGTTGCACGACGTCGTCGAACCCATGAGCCACCACGTGATCATGGCCTACAACGGCGTGATGCAACGCATGGAGCGGCGGACGGGAAAATCGGTTGCGATCGGCACGTTTCGTCGCGGGGTCGTGATCATCATTCCAGAAGGATCAAGCTCCCGATGGGACATTCCGAAGCCTGTCGATGTGGTTCAACTGTATCTTCCCGATGCGACGTTGAAGCGCGTTGCTCGCGAAGCCGAGATCACGGGAGCGGACGATCTACTGGAGCGGACGGCGCATCCCGACCCCATTACGTCCCGGCTGCTCCTGAGTGCGGCGGATACGCTGGGAGGCAATGAAGCCCTGGATGCGCTGTTCCGGCATCAGCTGACAGATCTTCTCGCCACGCGCCTGCTGGTTGCGCACACGGGTTCTCCGACCCCGCTGCAGCCGACCATGGGCGGGCTATCGCCGAAGATCCTGCTCCGTGCGATCGAACGGTTGCGCTCGGACAGCGATGCGGACGTCTCGCTCGATGCGCTGGCCTCCGATGCCGGACTATCGCGCTTTCACTTCTGCCGCGCCTTCAAGGAAAGCACCGGGCTTTCCCCGCACTCCTGGCTACGCCAACACCGGCTCGAGCAGGCCATGAACATGCTGCGCGACGGCGACGAAACGGTCGTCTCGATCGCCGCGGCGCTGGGCTATTCGTCGCAGACGGCGTTCGCAGCAGCCTTCAGGAAGCTGACCGGTGAGACGCCGAGCGACTGGCGCAGGCGGCACGCGCGCTAA
- a CDS encoding bifunctional diguanylate cyclase/phosphodiesterase: MTGWWRAAPLLGLYRPALVAVGVGLLFSVAGAAAVARWEDRVNRIEFENAAETEAIVMQNGMGEYISRLVALRTLFESTNDEVSRNEFETFSARLFERHPGMLRIAWLPRVNRRERAEYETAAITDGVSGYRIKSLQGESFATAPQSDEYFPVFYSTQPKTSPVYGMDYATVPERRAVLERARDNDKVAAIRTRLFEPREGGRLPDVLVAIPVYAKGTSRETVADRRRNLAGFVVGIFDLPLLIQTIRVTTGASPAVSMNVYPPFTAQIVSLEQTLPDYSSAATAPQSMRDVARALHWSGSLKIGDTDWQVRAVPTAGGPLETTYDRAGAVLIVGLLLTLSLSTYLMLASRNSRRLSLANRRVLELAQTDILTGLPNRAFFLTRLDEMNSQLSVRGLPFSILMLDLDRFKNVNDSLGHGAGDALLRQVAQRLKSAVRANDVLARLGGDEFAVIQEAGADQRACSTELAARIAKLLTEPFLLPGHRVEIGTSIGIAIAPDHGSDQEQLLKKADLALYRSKSVGRNCFTIYDEAMSAELEARNTLEGDLRDAIAQCQLEVHYQPFVDALSGARRGFEALVRWRHPTRGLIPPDQFIPLAEETGLIVPLGEFVLRRACADAAGWPSDLVVAVNLSPIQFKEAELFEMICAALADSGLPPQRLEIEITESVLLERGVENHAFMQRLKQLGIELALDDFGTGYSSLSYLTAFPFDKIKIDKSFIRNLTGQPRSSAIISAIVTLARGLDMSVTAEGVETREEFERLKALGVNFAQGYLFGRPQPVERILFDAPVKTSRRDAA; encoded by the coding sequence ATGACCGGATGGTGGCGTGCCGCGCCGCTGCTCGGGCTCTATCGCCCTGCGCTCGTCGCCGTCGGCGTCGGTCTTCTGTTCTCGGTCGCGGGCGCGGCCGCCGTGGCGCGGTGGGAAGATCGCGTCAACAGGATCGAGTTCGAGAACGCGGCCGAAACCGAGGCGATCGTCATGCAGAACGGCATGGGCGAATACATTTCCCGGCTCGTCGCGCTGCGCACGTTGTTCGAATCGACCAACGACGAAGTCTCCCGCAACGAGTTCGAGACCTTCAGCGCACGCCTGTTCGAGCGTCATCCCGGCATGCTGCGCATCGCCTGGCTGCCGCGCGTCAACCGCAGGGAGCGCGCCGAATACGAGACCGCGGCGATCACGGACGGCGTGTCGGGCTATCGCATCAAGTCGCTCCAGGGCGAGAGCTTCGCGACTGCGCCGCAGAGCGACGAATATTTTCCGGTGTTCTACTCGACCCAGCCGAAGACATCGCCGGTCTATGGCATGGATTACGCCACCGTCCCGGAGCGCCGCGCGGTGCTGGAGCGCGCGCGCGACAACGACAAGGTCGCAGCCATCCGCACGCGCCTGTTCGAGCCGAGAGAGGGAGGCCGGCTGCCCGATGTCCTCGTTGCCATTCCCGTCTACGCCAAGGGAACGTCGCGCGAGACGGTCGCGGACCGGCGTCGCAATCTGGCCGGCTTCGTGGTCGGCATCTTTGACCTGCCGCTGTTGATCCAGACCATTCGCGTCACCACCGGGGCAAGCCCCGCGGTCAGCATGAACGTCTACCCGCCCTTCACGGCGCAGATCGTCAGCCTGGAACAGACGCTGCCGGATTATTCCTCAGCGGCCACGGCGCCGCAGTCGATGCGGGACGTCGCGCGGGCGCTGCACTGGTCGGGCAGTCTCAAGATCGGTGATACCGATTGGCAGGTGCGGGCGGTTCCGACCGCCGGCGGTCCGCTGGAGACGACTTATGATCGCGCGGGCGCGGTGCTCATCGTCGGCTTGCTGCTGACGCTGTCGCTGTCGACCTATCTCATGCTCGCGAGCCGCAATTCGCGCCGGCTGTCGCTGGCCAACCGGCGGGTGCTCGAACTCGCCCAGACCGACATCCTGACCGGATTGCCGAACCGCGCCTTCTTCCTCACCCGGCTCGACGAGATGAACAGCCAGCTGAGCGTGCGAGGCCTGCCGTTCTCGATCCTGATGCTCGACCTCGACCGCTTCAAGAACGTCAACGATTCCCTCGGTCACGGCGCCGGCGATGCGCTGCTGCGCCAGGTGGCGCAACGGCTGAAATCCGCCGTGCGCGCCAACGACGTGCTGGCGCGGCTCGGCGGCGACGAGTTTGCCGTCATCCAGGAAGCGGGTGCCGACCAGCGCGCCTGCTCGACCGAGTTGGCGGCGCGGATCGCGAAGCTCTTGACGGAACCGTTCCTGCTGCCCGGTCACCGCGTCGAGATCGGCACCAGCATCGGCATCGCCATCGCGCCGGATCACGGCAGCGATCAGGAACAACTCCTGAAGAAGGCGGACCTCGCGCTCTATCGTTCGAAATCGGTGGGCCGCAACTGTTTCACCATCTACGACGAGGCGATGTCGGCCGAGCTGGAGGCCCGCAACACGCTGGAGGGGGATCTGCGCGACGCCATCGCGCAGTGCCAGCTGGAGGTGCATTACCAGCCGTTCGTCGACGCGCTGAGCGGCGCGCGGCGCGGCTTCGAGGCGCTGGTGCGCTGGCGGCATCCGACACGCGGATTGATTCCGCCGGATCAGTTCATTCCGCTTGCGGAAGAGACCGGGCTGATCGTTCCGCTCGGCGAATTCGTGCTGCGGCGCGCCTGCGCGGACGCGGCCGGCTGGCCATCGGATCTCGTAGTCGCCGTCAATCTGTCGCCGATCCAGTTCAAGGAGGCCGAGCTGTTCGAGATGATCTGCGCGGCGCTCGCCGATTCCGGCCTGCCGCCCCAGCGGCTGGAGATCGAGATCACCGAATCCGTGCTGCTGGAACGCGGGGTCGAGAACCACGCTTTCATGCAGCGGTTGAAGCAGCTCGGCATCGAGCTCGCGCTCGACGATTTCGGCACCGGCTATTCCTCGCTGAGCTATCTGACGGCGTTTCCGTTCGACAAGATCAAGATCGACAAGTCGTTCATCCGCAACCTCACGGGTCAGCCGCGCAGCTCCGCCATCATCTCCGCGATCGTGACGCTGGCGCGCGGGCTGGACATGTCGGTGACCGCCGAGGGCGTCGAGACCCGCGAGGAGTTCGAGCGGCTGAAGGCGCTCGGCGTCAATTTCGCGCAGGGCTATCTGTTCGGCCGCCCGCAGCCGGTCGAGCGGATCCTGTTCGATGCGCCTGTCAAAACCTCGCGGCGCGACGCCGCCTGA
- a CDS encoding MBL fold metallo-hydrolase: protein MNQMISHFQKETNMNLHDAAHFDKPRSDELVPSRYALRVGEIDVLVVSDGVLTPPAESMATNADPAARGTWLDDMFLSRDAFDWALNEVVVRSGDLTILIDSGLGVEYPDFPRAGQLGSRLDAAGIDLGSVTDVVLTHMHFDHVGGLLVDGVKERLRPDLRIHVAAAEVKFWAAPDFSRTAMPPALADLARRASKQFMDEYRNQLCIFEEQHEVASGVLVSRTGGHTPGHSVVRLASGGDRLMFAGDAIFPVSFDHPEWHNGFEHDPEEATRVRIRLMRELAETGAWLVATHMPFPSIGRVAAAGDLFRWVPTWWDY from the coding sequence ATGAATCAGATGATCTCTCACTTTCAGAAGGAGACGAACATGAACCTGCACGACGCCGCACACTTCGACAAACCCCGGTCCGACGAGCTGGTTCCGTCACGCTACGCGCTGCGCGTCGGCGAGATCGACGTGCTTGTCGTCAGCGATGGCGTGCTGACACCGCCAGCGGAGTCGATGGCCACCAACGCCGACCCGGCTGCCCGGGGGACCTGGCTGGACGACATGTTCCTGTCGCGGGACGCGTTCGACTGGGCGCTGAACGAGGTCGTGGTGCGCAGCGGCGACCTGACCATCCTCATCGATAGCGGGCTCGGTGTGGAGTACCCGGACTTTCCGCGCGCCGGGCAGCTGGGCTCAAGACTCGATGCTGCCGGCATCGATCTTGGATCGGTGACCGACGTGGTGCTGACCCACATGCATTTCGACCATGTCGGCGGGCTGCTCGTCGACGGGGTGAAGGAGCGGCTGCGTCCGGACCTGCGGATTCACGTGGCCGCGGCCGAGGTCAAGTTCTGGGCAGCGCCCGATTTCTCCCGCACCGCCATGCCTCCCGCGCTCGCTGACCTGGCTCGGCGCGCGTCCAAGCAATTCATGGACGAATACCGCAACCAGCTGTGCATTTTCGAGGAGCAGCACGAGGTGGCGTCGGGCGTGCTCGTCAGTCGCACCGGCGGTCACACGCCCGGTCACAGCGTGGTCCGCCTGGCGTCCGGCGGCGACCGGCTGATGTTCGCCGGCGATGCCATATTCCCGGTCTCGTTTGATCACCCCGAATGGCACAACGGCTTCGAGCACGATCCCGAGGAGGCGACGCGCGTCCGGATCCGGCTCATGCGCGAGCTGGCGGAGACGGGCGCGTGGCTGGTCGCCACGCACATGCCGTTCCCGTCGATCGGCCGGGTAGCGGCCGCAGGCGACCTGTTTCGCTGGGTACCGACCTGGTGGGACTACTGA
- a CDS encoding NAD(P)/FAD-dependent oxidoreductase has protein sequence MRLVIIGAGFAGMYAALSAARLREIRGVSPGQLEIALVAPEPTLVVRPRLYERKPETLTAPLFDMLEAIDVSYVQGSAETVDTKSKLVKIANANGTKKSLSYDRLVVTTGSRLFRPNIPGLAEHGFSVDSLDDAITLDKHLHGLAMRPATTGRDTVVVAGGGFTGIEAATEMPARLREILGTSAKTRVIIVERNDAIAPDMGAGPRPVIEEALRKVGVETRIGAGVASLDESSVTLSSGEHIETETVIWAAGIRAAPLTAQIPAERDSFGRLLVDRCLQVTGVQGVFAAGDAARAACDDEGNYALMSCQHATRMGAFAGNNAAAELLGLATRPYHQKTYVTCLDLGEAGALFTRGWERNVEMVGDVAKKTKREINTVWIYPPRAERAAALASADPERVTDL, from the coding sequence ATGCGACTCGTCATCATCGGCGCCGGCTTTGCCGGCATGTACGCCGCCCTGTCCGCCGCCCGCCTGCGTGAGATCCGGGGCGTCTCGCCAGGCCAACTCGAGATCGCGCTAGTGGCCCCGGAGCCGACGCTCGTGGTTCGCCCGCGGCTCTATGAACGGAAGCCGGAGACCTTGACGGCGCCCCTGTTTGACATGCTCGAGGCCATCGACGTCAGCTATGTGCAAGGCAGCGCCGAAACGGTCGACACCAAATCCAAATTGGTGAAGATCGCCAACGCGAACGGCACGAAGAAGTCGCTCTCTTACGACCGCCTCGTCGTGACCACCGGCAGCCGGCTGTTTCGTCCGAACATTCCGGGTCTTGCCGAGCACGGCTTCAGTGTCGACTCGCTGGACGATGCGATCACGCTCGACAAGCACCTGCATGGTCTCGCCATGCGACCGGCCACGACCGGGCGCGACACGGTCGTCGTCGCCGGCGGCGGTTTCACCGGCATCGAGGCGGCCACCGAAATGCCGGCGCGGCTTCGCGAAATCCTGGGCACCAGCGCAAAGACTCGCGTCATCATCGTCGAGCGCAACGATGCGATCGCGCCCGACATGGGCGCGGGCCCCCGGCCGGTCATCGAGGAAGCCCTGCGCAAGGTCGGCGTGGAGACACGGATCGGCGCCGGTGTCGCCTCGCTCGATGAATCCAGCGTCACGCTGTCGAGTGGCGAGCACATCGAAACCGAGACCGTGATCTGGGCGGCGGGGATTCGCGCCGCGCCGCTGACGGCGCAGATTCCCGCCGAGCGCGACAGTTTCGGCCGATTGCTTGTCGACCGCTGCCTGCAGGTGACGGGCGTTCAGGGCGTCTTCGCGGCCGGCGATGCGGCGCGTGCCGCCTGCGACGACGAGGGCAATTACGCGTTGATGTCGTGCCAGCACGCCACGCGGATGGGCGCCTTCGCCGGCAACAATGCCGCGGCCGAGCTGCTCGGCCTCGCAACCAGGCCTTACCACCAGAAGACCTACGTCACCTGTCTCGACCTCGGCGAAGCCGGCGCGCTGTTCACGCGCGGCTGGGAGCGCAACGTCGAGATGGTCGGCGACGTCGCCAAGAAGACGAAGCGGGAGATCAACACGGTCTGGATCTACCCGCCGCGCGCCGAACGCGCCGCCGCGCTCGCGTCAGCCGATCCGGAACGCGTGACTGATCTCTAG
- a CDS encoding MBL fold metallo-hydrolase, which yields MNQTIRNTEETNMNLHNTTRPGGPGPQELVPSRYALKIGEIDVMVISDGVLMLPGAMLAHNADPAVRAAWLKDMFLPPDAFDWALNVVVVRSGDQTILVDAGLGSDPDLHLPRAGQLSKRLEAAGIDLASVTDVVLTHMHMDHIGGLLVDEVRERLRPDLRIHVAAAEVKFWEAPDFSHVSMPPGFPDALRATAKRFAKEYHNQLRTFEDEHEVAPGVVVTRTGGHTPGHSVVRLASGDDRLTFAGDAVFTVGFDHPDWYNGFEHDPEEAARVRVRLLRELAANGELLVATHMPFPSIGRVAVDGDHFRWVPAFWDY from the coding sequence ATGAACCAGACGATCCGTAACACTGAGGAGACGAACATGAACCTGCATAACACCACACGCCCCGGCGGGCCGGGGCCCCAGGAGTTGGTTCCATCGCGCTACGCGTTGAAGATCGGCGAGATCGACGTGATGGTGATCAGCGACGGCGTACTTATGCTGCCAGGCGCGATGCTGGCCCACAACGCCGACCCGGCCGTCCGCGCCGCGTGGCTGAAGGACATGTTCCTGCCGCCGGATGCGTTCGACTGGGCGCTGAACGTGGTGGTGGTGCGCAGCGGCGACCAGACCATCCTCGTCGACGCAGGACTGGGATCCGACCCGGACTTGCACTTGCCGCGCGCCGGCCAGTTGAGCAAGCGACTGGAAGCCGCCGGTATCGATCTTGCGTCCGTGACCGACGTGGTGCTGACGCACATGCACATGGACCACATTGGCGGGCTGCTCGTCGACGAGGTGAGGGAGCGGCTGCGCCCGGACCTGCGCATCCACGTGGCGGCTGCCGAGGTCAAGTTCTGGGAGGCGCCCGATTTCTCCCACGTCTCGATGCCGCCGGGATTCCCGGACGCGCTTCGGGCGACCGCCAAGCGGTTCGCGAAAGAATATCACAACCAGCTGCGCACCTTCGAGGATGAGCACGAGGTGGCGCCGGGCGTAGTGGTCACGCGCACCGGCGGCCACACCCCCGGGCACAGCGTGGTCCGCCTGGCATCCGGCGACGATCGGCTGACATTCGCCGGCGATGCCGTGTTCACCGTCGGATTCGACCACCCCGACTGGTACAACGGCTTCGAGCATGATCCCGAAGAGGCGGCCCGCGTCCGGGTCCGTCTTCTGCGGGAGCTGGCAGCGAACGGAGAGCTCCTCGTCGCCACTCACATGCCGTTCCCGTCGATCGGCCGGGTGGCGGTCGACGGCGACCACTTTCGCTGGGTGCCAGCGTTCTGGGACTACTGA